The genomic interval AGGTTCGGCAGCGAGTCGAGCTCGACCGTGTTGACGAGCCGCAGCGAGGCGTACTTCGGGTCGGCGAGGATCGCGGCGATCGGGTCGATGTACTGCGTCTTGTACTTGTCGATCTCCGTCGGGCCCAGTTCGCCGTTGGAGGCGAGGGCCGAGCAGTCGCGTCCGGGCAGGTCGTAGATGACCAGCTGGACGACGAGCTCTCCCGAGCCCTTCTGTTTCAGCGCCTCGTCGAGATGGGCGCGCAGGCCCATCTTGCCGCCGGTGCCGTTGATCGATGCGATCCGGTCCAGCCACACGCCGGTGGGCTGGTTGGAGATACGGCTGCCGCCCGGCTCCGCGGCGGCGTTGGCGGACCACTCGGGGTTCACGTACACCTTGGCGCCCGCGTACGGGTTGTCGACCCGGGTGCCGGGGGTACCGGGGTCGGTCGGGCCCGGGTCGGTGGGGCCCGGGTCGGTCGGGCCGCCGCCGTCGACGTTGCAGGTCACCCCGTCGAGGGTGAAGGTGGCCGGGACGGCGTTGGTGCCGCTGTAGCTGCCTTGGAAGCCGAAGCTGACCGAACCGCCGGTGGCGAGCGTGCCGTTGTAGGACTCGTTGGCGGCGGTGACGGCCGTTCCGCTCTGGCTGATCTTGGAGTTCCAGAAGTTGGTGACCTTCTGGTTTCCGGCGTACGCCCACTTCAGCGACCAACTCGACTTCGCGGTCGTGTTGTTGGTGATCGTGACGGCGGCGGTGAAGCCGGTGTCCCACTGGTTCTGCACCTTGTAGTCCACGGTGCAGGGGACGGCGGCGATGCCGGCGTCCCCGGGGGCCACGGCTAACGCGGTCCCGGAGGCCCCGGCGACGAGCGCCAGGGCAGCGAGGAGTGCTGTTCTCGTACGGCTCATGAGTGCGGGTTTCCTTCTCGTTCGCGGGTGTTGTCCGTCCAGCGGGTGCTGTCCGCCCGGCCGGTGCTGGCCGCCCGGCGGGCGCTATCCGTTCAGGGCGCGCAGATGGTCACGCAGCCCGGTGCCGAACGCTGTGGGTGTGCCGTCGTAGCCGCTGATCAGGGACGGTCCGGAGGAGCAGTCCCAGGTGTTCCAGGTCCAGCCGAGGTACGACAGGCCACGGTCGTCGAACCACTTCATGACCTGGTCGATGAATCCGTGCGCGCAGGTGTTCTCGCCGATCTCCCCCGCCACGAGGGGGACCTGGGCGGCCACCGGGGCGAGTGTGGAGTTCCAGCAGCCGGCGTTGGAGCAGGAGTTGAAGTTGTACACGTGCCAGGCGGCGGCGAGATTGCCCGCCGGGTCGGCCGGCTTGTACGTCAGCCACTGGCTGAGGTCGTTCGAGTAGGCGATCCCGCCGACCAGGAGCAGGTTGGTCGCGCCGGTGCCCCGGACGCTGTCGACGAGATCCTGCATACCGGCGACCTCGTACCCGATGCCCGGGCACTTGCCGCCGTCCCGCCAGCACTGCCACGCCTGGGTGGCCGTGGAGGTGGCGCGGTCCGGGTAGGGCTCGTTGAACAGGTCGAAGACCACGGTGCGGTCGCTCTTGAAGGTGTTGGCCACCGAGGCCCAGAAGGCGGGCGTGTACTGCATGTCGGGCATCGGCTTCTGACAGGTGGCGTGCACGTCGGAGCAGCCGGCGGAGTTGCCGGTGTACTGCCCGTGGGTCCAGTGCAGTTCGACCACGGGTGTCATGCCGTGGGCCTTGACCCTGGCGACCAGGTCCTTGACGGCGTTGATGTAGTTCGCCCCGGCGTAGGCCGGGTCGATGTGGGACAGGCCCAGCCAGCACTCCTCGTTGAGGGGAACGCGGACCGCGTTGGCCTTCCAGTCGGCGATCGCCTTGACGGAGGCGTCGTCGACCGGGCCGTCGAAGATGCCGCGGCCCTGGACGCACATGAACTCGCCACCGGACCGGTTCACCCCGAGCAGCCGACGGGTGGCGCCGCCCGCGTCCACGAGTTTGTTGCCGGAGACCCGGAGCGCGGGAGGTGTGCCGTCTCCGGAATCCGACGGAGGGTCCGTGGGATTCGGTGTGGGTTCGGTGGCCGTGTTGCAGCTGGTGCCGTTGAGCTTGAACGAGGTCGGTACGGCGTTGCTCCCGGACCGGGACGCGATGAATCCGGCGCTGACGCTCGCTCCGGTGGCCAGGGAGCCGTTGTAGCTCTCGTTGGCCGCGGTGACCGTCGTGCCGGACTGGGACCATTTCGCGTTCCAGCCCTGGGTGAGCTTCTGACCGCCGGCGAAGTCGAAGGTGAGACTCCAACTGCTCACGGCGGCCGTGTTGTTGGTGATGCTCACGGAGCCCTGGAAGCCGCTGCCCCACTGGCTGGTGACGGAGTACTCCACCGAGCAGGCAGGGGCGGCGCCGGACGCCGTGACCACCGGAACCGTCACGGACCCGATGAGGGCGACCGCGCCGGCAACGGCTTGGAGAACTGAACGCGGGGGGTGTCGCATGAGCGACTCCTTGCAGATCAGCGCGCCGTTGCGGACGCGTCGACTGACGGAATCGCTCCCACTGGTGCCAAGGAAGGTAGCGCCAAGTGACGGCAAAGAACAGAGGGGTCACTTGACTTTTCCCGAGCCCCGTTCGTCGAATCTTTTCGACTCTTCAAGCACCTTGACCCCTTGAACACACGTCCCCACTATGGGAGCGCTCCCACTGGTTCAAGCCTTGACTTCTCCGAGCCGCACCAAGGAGGAACCAGCAATGCCCCCCACCAGGAGACGCCGGACCGTCCGGCGATTGTGGACCGCTGTCGTGGCGGCCATGGCACTGCCGTTCGCAATGCTGAGTGCGGCTTCAACTCCCGCACAAGCAGCGTCAGTTCAGTGCAGTGTCGACTACAAGACCAACGACTGGGGTTCCGGTTTCACCGCGGATCTGACGATCACCAACCGCGGCACGGACGCCATCAACGGCTGGACCCTGACCTACGCCTACGCGGGCAACCAGAAGCTGAGCAACGGCTGGAACGGCACCTGGTCCCAGACCGGCCAGGCGGTCACGGTCAAGAACGCCACGTACAACGCGAACATCGCCGCAGGCGCCGCCGTCACCACCGGGGCGCAGTTCACCTACAGCGGCAGCAACGCGGCCCCGACGAACTTCGCGATCAACGGCACCAGTTGCACCGGCGCCCACCAGCCGCCGATCACCGTGCTGACCAGCCCCGCAGCGGGCGCGGTCTACACCCAGGGCACCGCGGTGCCCCTGGCGGCGACAGCCGCGGCTGCGGACAGCGCCACCATCAGCAAGGTGGAGTTCTACGACAACACCACGCTGCTCGGCACGGACACGACCTCGCCGTACTCGCTCTCGGTCTCAAGCTTGACCGTGGGCAGTCATTCGCTGCTCGCCAAGGCGTACGACAGCCTGGGCGCGTCCGGTGAGTCGACGCCCGTCGGCATCACGGTCGCCTCGGGGCCCGCGGTCGTCGCCTCGGCCACCCAACTGGCCGTCCAGCAGGGCAAGACGGGCACGTACACGGTGAAGCTGTCGACGCAGCCGAGCGCGAACGTGACGGTGACGACGGCTCGCGCGAGCGGCAACACCGGCCTGTCGGTGACCGGCGGTGCCTCGCTCACCTTCACGCCGTCGAACTGGAACACCGCGCAGACGGTGACGATCACCGGCAACGCCTCCGGCACCGGGGCCGCGACCTTCGAGTCGACGGCCACCGGCCACGCCAAGGCCTCGGTGACGGTCACCCAGATCGCCGCGACGGGCACCTACAACGCCCGTTTCCTGGATCTGTACGGCAAGATCACCAACCCGGCGAACGGCTACTTCTCCCCCGAGGGCATCCCCTACCACTCGGTCGAGACGCTGATCGTCGAGGCGCCGGACTACGGCCACGAGACCACGTCGGAGGCGTACAGCTACCTCCTGTGGCTGCAGGCCATGTACGGCAAGGTCACCGGTGACTGGTCCAAGTTCAACGGGGCCTGGGAGATCATGGAGAAGTACATGATCCCCACGCACGCCGACCAGCCGACCAACTCCTTCTACAACGCTTCCAAGCCGGCCACCTACGCGCCCGAGCTGGACACCCCGAACGAGTACCCTGCGAAGCTGGACTCCTCGGTCTCGGTGGGCTCCGACCCGCTCGCCGGTGAACTGAAGAGCGCGTACGGCACGGACGACATCTACGGCATGCACTGGCTGCAGGACGTCGACAACGTCTACGGCTACGGCAACTCGCCCGGCAAGTGCGAGGCGGGACCCACGGACACCGGACCGTCGTACATCAACACCTTCCAGCGCGGCGCGCAGGAGTCGGTGTGGGAGACGGTGCCGCAGCCGACGTGTGACGCCTTCAAGTACGGCGGCAAGAACGGCTACCTGGACCTGTTCACCGGTGACTCCTCCTACGCCAAGCAGTGGAAGTTCACCGACGCCCCGGACGCCGACGCGCGGGCCGTGCAGGCCGCCTACTGGGCCGACATCTGGGCCAAGCAGCAGGGCAAGGGCTCCGACGTCTCCGCGACCGTGGGCAAGGCCGCGAAGATGGGCGACTACCTGCGCTACGCCATGTACGACAAGTACTTCAAGAAGATCGGCAACTGCGTCGGGCCGTCCACCTGTGCGGCCGGCACCGGCAAGGACGCCTCGATGTACCTGCTGTCCTGGTACTACGCGTGGGGCGGCGCCACCGACACCTCGGCGGGCTGGGCCTGGCGCATCGGCTCCAGCCACGCGCACGGCGGCTACCAGAACCCCATGGCCGCGTACGCGCTGAGCTCCGTCGCCGACCTCAAGCCCAAGTCGGCCACGGGCGCGGCGGACTGGAACACCTCACTTGGTCGGCAGCTGGAGTTCTACCGCTGGCTGCAGTCCGACGAGGGTGCCATCGCGGGTGGTGCGACCAACAGCTGGGCGGGCCGCTACGCGCCTCCCCCGGCCGGGAAGTCGACGTTCTACGGCATGTACTACGACGAGCAGCCCGTCTACCACGACCCGCCCTCCAACCAGTGGTTCGGCTTCCAGGCCTGGTCGATGGAACGGGTGGC from Streptomyces sp. CC0208 carries:
- a CDS encoding glycoside hydrolase family 6 protein, translated to MSRTRTALLAALALVAGASGTALAVAPGDAGIAAVPCTVDYKVQNQWDTGFTAAVTITNNTTAKSSWSLKWAYAGNQKVTNFWNSKISQSGTAVTAANESYNGTLATGGSVSFGFQGSYSGTNAVPATFTLDGVTCNVDGGGPTDPGPTDPGPTDPGTPGTRVDNPYAGAKVYVNPEWSANAAAEPGGSRISNQPTGVWLDRIASINGTGGKMGLRAHLDEALKQKGSGELVVQLVIYDLPGRDCSALASNGELGPTEIDKYKTQYIDPIAAILADPKYASLRLVNTVELDSLPNLVTNVSPRATATPNCDAMKANGNYVKGVGYALNKLGDAPNVYNYVDAGHHGWLGWDDNFKPSIQTIKQAATAEGATLNDVTGFITNTANYSALKEQYFTINDSVNGKSVRESKWVDWNRYVDELSYAQAFRQEAVNQGFPSGVGMLIDTSRNGWGGTARPTGPGAMTDVDTYVNGGRIDRRINTGNWCNQSGAGLGERPKASPAAGIDAYVWIKPPGESDGASSAVPNDEGKGFDRMCDPTYTGNPRNNNNMSGALPNAPLSGHWFSAQFQELMKNAYPAL
- a CDS encoding cellulose binding domain-containing protein, which codes for MRHPPRSVLQAVAGAVALIGSVTVPVVTASGAAPACSVEYSVTSQWGSGFQGSVSITNNTAAVSSWSLTFDFAGGQKLTQGWNAKWSQSGTTVTAANESYNGSLATGASVSAGFIASRSGSNAVPTSFKLNGTSCNTATEPTPNPTDPPSDSGDGTPPALRVSGNKLVDAGGATRRLLGVNRSGGEFMCVQGRGIFDGPVDDASVKAIADWKANAVRVPLNEECWLGLSHIDPAYAGANYINAVKDLVARVKAHGMTPVVELHWTHGQYTGNSAGCSDVHATCQKPMPDMQYTPAFWASVANTFKSDRTVVFDLFNEPYPDRATSTATQAWQCWRDGGKCPGIGYEVAGMQDLVDSVRGTGATNLLLVGGIAYSNDLSQWLTYKPADPAGNLAAAWHVYNFNSCSNAGCWNSTLAPVAAQVPLVAGEIGENTCAHGFIDQVMKWFDDRGLSYLGWTWNTWDCSSGPSLISGYDGTPTAFGTGLRDHLRALNG
- a CDS encoding glycoside hydrolase family 48 protein, which translates into the protein MPPTRRRRTVRRLWTAVVAAMALPFAMLSAASTPAQAASVQCSVDYKTNDWGSGFTADLTITNRGTDAINGWTLTYAYAGNQKLSNGWNGTWSQTGQAVTVKNATYNANIAAGAAVTTGAQFTYSGSNAAPTNFAINGTSCTGAHQPPITVLTSPAAGAVYTQGTAVPLAATAAAADSATISKVEFYDNTTLLGTDTTSPYSLSVSSLTVGSHSLLAKAYDSLGASGESTPVGITVASGPAVVASATQLAVQQGKTGTYTVKLSTQPSANVTVTTARASGNTGLSVTGGASLTFTPSNWNTAQTVTITGNASGTGAATFESTATGHAKASVTVTQIAATGTYNARFLDLYGKITNPANGYFSPEGIPYHSVETLIVEAPDYGHETTSEAYSYLLWLQAMYGKVTGDWSKFNGAWEIMEKYMIPTHADQPTNSFYNASKPATYAPELDTPNEYPAKLDSSVSVGSDPLAGELKSAYGTDDIYGMHWLQDVDNVYGYGNSPGKCEAGPTDTGPSYINTFQRGAQESVWETVPQPTCDAFKYGGKNGYLDLFTGDSSYAKQWKFTDAPDADARAVQAAYWADIWAKQQGKGSDVSATVGKAAKMGDYLRYAMYDKYFKKIGNCVGPSTCAAGTGKDASMYLLSWYYAWGGATDTSAGWAWRIGSSHAHGGYQNPMAAYALSSVADLKPKSATGAADWNTSLGRQLEFYRWLQSDEGAIAGGATNSWAGRYAPPPAGKSTFYGMYYDEQPVYHDPPSNQWFGFQAWSMERVAEYYQQTGNAQAKAVLDKWVKWALSKTTINPDGTYRIPATLQWSGQPDTWNASSPGANSALHVTVADYTNDVGVAAAYAKTLSYYAAKSGDTAAKTTAKALLDGMWTNYQDSLGIAVPEDRTDYNRFDDSVYVPSSFSGTMPNGDTINSSSTFESIRSFYKNDPAWSKIQAYLKGGAVPSFTYHRFWAQADIALAMGSYAELLE